The sequence gctctgtcggtggtggagcatcttcaaggGAAAAATCTGTTGGCCTCTGAATGTTTTTATCCTGAATTGCTTCCAGTATTGCCATGACGTAATCAACGGATGGATATGACGCAGTAATAAGATTGCCTGCTGTTATAGATGTGGTTTATTTTCGATGATAATTTATAAATGATTGTGCATACAATTTTTTATCTCTTTTTTTTCAGGACTGGGATCATCTTTTCTCCTTCTAACGGCTATAGTTCCACCATTGGAATACTTCTCATCAAAGCGACTTCGCGCCATTAGTATTGTAAGGATTGGAGAAATAATCGGTCATACTGTaatattatttgtatacatacCATTGAGCATAGTTAAAGAAGCTCACTACAAGTGGGAAATTAACTTCCGGTATCAGTTAATCCCGGTAGGCGTCGCTCTGCTATGTTGTGCCACCCTCAAGCCCCTAGAGTTGAAGAGCTCCAACAGTAAAACTAACTTGGTCAGCAGACTCGCTGGAACCGTTGATTGGAAACTGTTTAAGGATCTAGTGTTGTATTTAATACTAATCCTCATCTTCATGGACCATATCGGTACGTCACTTTCAATCAAGGCGTTATTATGCGTACATGTGTATTGAATGTACTTTGAAATTATCTTCTAAGAGTATATTttgattcaaacatattttttattgtcaaaaatacaataatggaTTATGCACAAGTTATCACAACTTAATAATGCCTtcttcaaaatacatgtatatacaaaactTTGATAACATacaatcatataattatgtatatatacagaaaatattgaagaagaaatagaaaaaaaaatcaaaatgagttTGTTGTTACAGACTTGACCTAAAATCTAGCACTATCTTTAATAAAGGTTTGTACccattgaaatatcatttggttttcCATGTTGGACAAGTGTGGAGCACcataaagcaaaatattaattgaaatattaccatattGTGAAACATTACGGAATAAAACATCCCTTTGTCTAGTATAAAGACtacattcaaaataaataatgagtTGCATTTTCACATTGATTACCACATGCGCATGATGGGTCGTTAATTATATTTACTCTGTACAAATCATAGTTCAGACTGCTACACGAATGTCGCAAtcttgtatgtaaaatattaaacttcCTTTTCCCAGTAAAATAATAAACGGGTAAAGAATTTACATCAGATTGTATCAAAGTTTTGAAGGTACGAACGGATGGCTGCTCTCTGACATTGCTATGCAAATCATTCCATAATCTAATAGAAGATGGCAGGAATGATTCAAGTGAACATGACAAACGGACTTTCGGAATAATATAGTTTTCTCTATTTCTCATGTTGTAGACGGGTCGCTCTCCAACTTTAGGAGGAAGGATATTGGTCAGATGATAAGATGGGGTTAGGTTATTATGGAGTttatacattagaataatttttttttttaatttttcttctttttactAGAGGTACAAGATTGGTTTCGAAATAGAGTGAGTCTTTACTTGAGAAGGATGGCATACCCGTTATGATTCTTGCCGCCTCAAGCTGCACTTGTTCGAGTTTGTTAACATCTCCCAGGGAGCAGCCATCCCATACTTCGCACGCATATTCCAACACAGGCGCGCAACACAAATGCTTTATATATCCTTAATAAAGTTTTCCTATTGAGTAAAATTTTTAACTTACGTAATGCCGAAAGTTTTTTCATACACGATTTTTGAATTTCTGAAATATGTAACGACCACTTAGCATCTGCACTAAATGTCACACCTAAGTGCCTATGACTGTCAACGCATCTTAaaatttcatcaccaaaagaaAGTTGCAAGGGATGCAGGTTTTCAGAATTGGATACTAGTAAAACGTCCGTTTTTtgaggattaaatttagtgagcCAATCTAGAAAACATCTGTTTAATCTATCTAAATCTCTATTAagatttaattcaatatcatgAACAGAGGATGAAGAATACATCAAAGAAGTGTCGTCAGCAAATAGACGTGATACACTATCTAAATTGTCaactatatcattaatatatattaaaaacaaaagaggCCCTAACACACTTCCTTGTGGGACTCCAGCATTGGTGCAACCTGTGCTGGAATATTCGTTTTTAACAATTACCTGCAGTTGTCTACCTGATATATAACTTTTCATCCAATTAAGCAAATTACCTTTTATGCCATACGCATTCAATTTAAATAACAGACTCTTATGCCATACTCGATCAAATGCCTTGGagatatcacaaaatataatacgttttaatgtatacatattttaaattggGGTAATGacaatacgggggtttcgagatcccaaaaccaAGTAAGTAAAGTACAATTTCGTCGATTAGTCAAATTttccagtgattgtgacgtcacataattcatgtcaaaatatgacgtcgcAAGATGGGACTCAAAACCACAATATTAAAgtcccactacctttccgacaCTGCTTTTGATTATTGAAATGGTATTAATTAAAAATGgggttgatttttttttgtataatcaCAATTTTTTTGCTTAGCGTTAATGCTACACCAACACCTATAATTACCTCCTGAacaatttatctaaaataaattAAACGTAATTTTTCATAACGCGAGTTGTCTTAAgtttcccgccgtcatcctaaataccATGTGTTAGTTGACAATCACTGCGCTgaacggcaaaacagcgaagtAAAACTTCATCGATATCATtgataacacacatatatatacaatgtatatatatatatataactataaaacagttttttcctccctagcgctttctcggctcatgccggtcttcaggtgtttgcaaacccctgaagaccggcatgaaccgagaaagcgctagggaggaaaaaactgttttatagttgtgttttctttttatgtatatggaaaccatcacatggacacggttcttttttacttatatatatatatatatatatatgtaatctatcatttgtttggtgttgtgacctcatcttaggtcatcgatATCAATTgtcttatgttattattgtttttaagatattattattttttttttttttttggggggggggggggatgtaGTATAGTGGGCCATTAAAGATTCTTAAGCAAATCTCGTGTAGCAAAGATAGTATACAATTTGATTATCTATTGGTTACTCATAATTACCCGGTAcgctaaataactttttaaatatGATGCTTTTCgttttttgacttttttttgctgtaaaattatgtatcatattgtgtatatacaattttttaatattgaacatTCTTCTtattttcactattttttaactatttaatttcattttaacagGTAAACCAATGTCACGTAAACAGTATATCAGTTTATTGGAAGAAATGGAAAGTGACGACATTAACGCAAAAATAATAACTGTCATTATACCATATCTTGGTGAAGTGGCCGGACTTATCCTGATGGTATTGTGCTGCTGTTGGAAGAATAGAAAAATCGGAACTGTTCTGATTCTCATCGGAGTCATTAACGCCTTGATTGGAATACTTGCTTGCGTCGCGCCGTCTCTCAAAACATTCGGACTTGTGGCAATGTTCGGGGCATTGTTCGGTGTCAGTAAAGGTCAGTTCAAAGTATTACTTATACCACCATACATTGAAAACATCTGATGTGAAAACTGCTTAAGACGATGCCCTGTTAATCAATGTTTTACCTATTGATATTGTAAACAACATAACTTGGGTAGCCTATAAAGCCTTCATTACATTTGAATTATTGAGACAGCAGTTTACTGTATAGTGAATAAATTTTGCAAAGTCTTAAGTGAAATTCTTTATTTTCGCAATATTGGCGAATTTAATGAAATCCGTGAATTTAAAACACTAGTGAAATATCTAGAATGTAAGGATTGGTATTTAGATCTTTTCCACAAGGGTTTATCTCTTTAGTGATTATAAATAAGTTGCAAAGAAATCCTTACTTATGTTGACGACATGAAAACGTAATTGATCTAAGATTATTGCATCCAGATGAATCATCTAAATTAACTCCTCACTATTAAGGCCCATTAGCGAAACAGAAAAATATGGAATCTTCCTGATTAAAACCCTAAGCAGTAAACATTTTATGGTTCTTTACATGTTCTTATTTGGTGGAAAAACTTATTGCAATATTGAAATAcgcattttcttttttttcatttaggaGTATTCAACACGCTACTGGACAGCTCTGTGCCGGATATATTTGGTAGAGGCCATGTCCGTATCGTTGAGGGACTGTTTGGGTTGATGATTGGTATTGCTCAGTTAGTGATATCCCCTGCGTATGGCAAGTATAAAGATACACCTCCGTGAAGTTGATTCGTACTCCCTTGTTCAATTATTtcttcgattccctgattacttattcgactaatgtttcaaaatgccttattatgcatcacaatgatcaaTTTAACTGTTCAATGCCTTATCAAGggtccattacttattcgattccatGATTACTAATTCGATTCCTAGGTACTGATTAGCATGATAAATAgttcaaaatgaattattaggtatttgataaaatctttaatACTTAAATTCCCGACTAAAAGGATTAAGTGGTGTTCAGCTCCAAGGAGCAGCACAAGATGGATACGTGGCTGCGTTTCTACATTCAGATTCTGTCTTATATAAATTCCATGACGGTTTGTCTAAAAAGGGTATCTGATGTGTCTGAGGGTCCGACATCCGAGACAATGCAGGCCGATATTCAGGACATAGCTAACTCTGCCCTGAACAGGGTATTGGGGGTTTCGGCTTCATTACAGGTGCCATTGCTCATCAATGTCTAATTGCCTGTTTACGGCCCCTTCTTTGGATCAAATTACTTTGGGATAACTCTTCCTTGTGTTCAAAAGGATTTGAAGGAGAGCTCGGTCGCTTCTCCCCTTCTTTTGAAGAGAATGCAGACCGTGAAGTTCAATACCTCGCATTGGTCAGCCCCACAAAAGAAGAAGGCAAGAGCTTCAGGTCACCAGTCTCTATGCAGTCGAAGTTGAAGCCTTACTTCAAGGTCAAGAAGGCAAGGATAAGAAGGGTAAAATCAACTCTGGTGCAAGAATAGTTCCTTACACTTTCTGCCCTGTCTTGGTCGTTCCCGGCGATGGGTCTGTTCTAGAGACTTCCTCCAGTCTCAGATTCTGGTCCTTCTCCCGCAGGATAAGGCTTTGGATTAGGAAACGATTATCCAACCATGGTCCAGGTTGGGTCTCGATCTTCCTGTAGGAGGTCGTCTGTCTGCCTTCCTTTCAAAGTAGAGGGAATTCACATAGGGCTCTTGGGCCTTGTCTGTAGTCAAGGAAGGATGGGGCATTCCCTTCATGCGGAATCCGCCCTTAGCGACAAAGTCCATCTTCCTTCCTCCTCCGAGGGATCCGGAGAAGGCACTTGCTATCCACGAAGAAGTAAGGACTATACTTCTAAAGGGCGCTCTTGAGAAGGTACCTATGGAAGACTGCACACCCGGCGTCTATTTTAGAATGTTTCTGGTCCGCAAAAAGTCCGGAGCTTTGCGTCCCATCATAAATCTAAAGTGTCTTTAACAGGCACGTAGAACTATTTTCCGCAATTCAAGATTGATACTCCACGGGTATCATAGGTTCTGTGAGAGGAGATGTAGGTCACTTCAGTTGATCTGAAGGGTGCCTTTTTCCTCATTCCCAACAGGAAGTCGACATGGAAATTCCTCCGTTTTACTTGCAACGGAATGGTTTTCCAGTTCCGGACCTTACCTTTTCAGCCTTTGGACTGCCCCTTTGGGTTTTAACAAGCTACTGCATAATGTCATAGAAGTTTGCACTGCATGGAATGTATGTTCACATCTATTTCAATGATTCTCAATGGTATATGGTATTGCCCTTCCAACTTGGAAACTCTAGAAGACCAAAGATCGTTTTCTGACCTTCATCGGCTGTTCCCACGTCTAGGTTCATTGGTTTTCATTGTTCTTGATATCCTCAACCGCTATGGCTTCCCCTTGGGGGACTTCACATCAGACCATTCTTGATGTCCCCCTGGAGGGTCCGTTTTCAGAGCTCCAGCTCCACTATGACCTTGTTCACGGATACGTCCATAACAGGGTTGAGTTCTTACCTCGATAGTCATAGCCATTCGGGGAAGTGGTCTGGGGAACAGCTTTCTGAGCACATCAACGTGTTGAAGATGTTGACTCTTCTGTTGGCTCTGCAGACTTATCGGATGATTCTGCATTCCAAGATAATTTGTAaggctacggacaactctacatTTATCGTGTGTCTAGAGAGACAGAGGGGAGGGGTGAAGGTCACACGTACTGTGTGCCCTCGCTATCGGGTTTCTTCCTTTCATATTCactattaatatttttattaaatagaTGAATCAATAGGTAAATTAGttcatgtattttttgtttgtatttacagAGGAAATATTGGATACTTATGAAAAGGATCCATGGAAAATGGGATTTTACGTCGGCGGAGGAGTTCTGATCGCATCGGGAGTATTAGCTATCTTGACACGATTTAGAAAGCCACAGGACTATAAGTAAATTGTGCGTCTCACTATGGATTACTTATAGTACGAGAGATAACCAAATTTTGTTAATATGTTTTGTCTATATGTTCAAGAAAAGAATTGTAATAAGTTTTTGTATTGTTTCTTTTGATCGGTGATACATATTAGGGTTAAAGTTGGATCATCGCTTCATTTGAATACGTAGGATTCATTGCTATCACATAAAAACaaagtttttttcaaaaatgcattcattaatgtttatgtttacatacaCATTGTGATCATTAGAAGCTAACTGCGATAAAGGCATATTCAAAATGCTTTTAAGTATCGCTTTGACGCCGCTCGTAACAATATCATTGCTATTATTGTAGTCTACAACAGTCCCATACATTTTATCCGTGTTATGAAAAATtagcattttatttatctaattattttGTTCAAGAGGTGACGACAAATGTAGTATTGatggtaagctaataacttttgtgagTCTACAAAATTATCTCGTTTTGAATTCCTTTTTTTAAGGTTTCAAGCCTTTTCGGAAAGGCAGAATATGCTTAACGGTAGaagtttttacatgtatttgtttttgatgttttgtaCCTATCGTTCTCTACCTTTAAATTCTGTATTTTAATAAGTCATTAAACCATtttctaattaatacaaaattaatatagTAAAGTAAAtcctttgttgttgttttttctctaATGTTTTTCCTACGCTCATAATAAAACGTTTTGTTTGCTTTAGTTGTATCATTGGAGACAATAAGATGGAAAAAATGTTCTTTTAATGATAACACACAGGTACAAAAATTACTTTTATATCCTTTGATAGGTTTTTAAGGTCGATGTTATAGCTTCCTTTTAATCTTCTGATGAGAGTTGCTTCCCTTCCTTTATTTATATCAACTATGCATGATAATATGGATTTTCGACCTTTTCATCATCTGCTCATTCTTGATATTTTAGGAGTTACTATCCCTATCTATTAACCATTggatatgtcatagcaaaactgaggGATCTGTGTGCGATAACAAATGAGAGGGTTATATTattagtttggtcctttgatgcacatcaacATAGTTGAACAAAGACATAGTCATTCaaatcccccgccaatggagatatcaaaactgaagtaagtttgattgtgcagacttatgtgtatgaaaaaaacaggaaaaaggaagttgagctaaagaaagatggagtataattcaagtagagcggggctgcaattgttgaatcaggtatacagccttgacatttatattagactatatacacaaagatgggtggagttttgcaaagtaacatttaccatttaccatgatattttcagcaatgtttccatggtaacggaaaaagtgcaaaaaatgaaaacctaaaaatagaaaaaggtactactagaccataaaaagaatgtgtctatgaagtttcgtggaaatatctctgctggttttagagttatgctccggaaatgaacctgctacaaaaatatgatattttcagcaatgtttccatggttacagaaaaatgcacaaaaagtgaaaacctaaaaatagcaaaaagcactactagaccataagaagaatgtgtctatgaagtttcatggaaatatctctgctggttttagagttgtgctccggaaacgattcttacacaaaaatctgccattttcagcaatgtttacatggttacagaaaaaagtacaaaaagtgaaaaccttaaaatagcaaaaggcactactagaccataagactaatgtgcctatggagttacgtgcatatatctcaaccggttttccagttatgctgcggaaacgaatctggtacaaaaatatgatattttcagcaatgtttccatggttacggaaaaagtgcaaaaaatgaaaacctaaaaatggcaaaaggcactac is a genomic window of Argopecten irradians isolate NY chromosome 10, Ai_NY, whole genome shotgun sequence containing:
- the LOC138333255 gene encoding monocarboxylate transporter 12-B-like, which encodes MQVGDLNLEGPTSGSRGSVYSPPNGGCRAWMLVLACFVINLCNAVVSLMLVSNIIRDFTNEFGSDKANDIAEAFTVVRKIGVVVAAILMVPLGYRIVGIIGCGMYGVGLFVSSWLTKDQDDFAAFLLGGLSGLGSSFLLLTAIVPPLEYFSSKRLRAISIVRIGEIIGHTVILFVYIPLSIVKEAHYKWEINFRYQLIPVGVALLCCATLKPLELKSSNSKTNLVSRLAGTVDWKLFKDLVLYLILILIFMDHIGKPMSRKQYISLLEEMESDDINAKIITVIIPYLGEVAGLILMVLCCCWKNRKIGTVLILIGVINALIGILACVAPSLKTFGLVAMFGALFGVSKGVFNTLLDSSVPDIFGRGHVRIVEGLFGLMIGIAQLVISPAYEEILDTYEKDPWKMGFYVGGGVLIASGVLAILTRFRKPQDYK